The Mangifera indica cultivar Alphonso chromosome 8, CATAS_Mindica_2.1, whole genome shotgun sequence genome has a window encoding:
- the LOC123222876 gene encoding alpha-dioxygenase 1-like has translation MEFLKALFSKPLHHFIHKDFHEIVARMTLIDRFLFLIVHSIDKLGIWPHLPVFLGLFYLEIRRHLHQEYNLFNVGKTPIGLRFNPADFPYRTADGKYNDPFNEAAGSEATFFGRNILPVDQENKLLKPDPMVVATKLLARKKFVDTGKQFNMIAASWIQFMIHDWVDHMEATNQIELTAPIEVASQCPLAAFKFYQTKEVPTGFYEIKSGYINIRTPWWDGSAIYGSTAEKLQKVRTFKDGKLKISKDGLLLHEANGNALTGDARNSWAGVSTLQALFVQEHNAVCDALKKEYPDLDDEQLYRHARLVTSAVIAKIHTIDWTVELLKTDTLLAGMRANWYGLLGKKFKDTFGHVGGVILSGLVGSKKPENHGVPYSLTEEFVAVYRMHSLIPDDLRLRDITAAPGPNKSPPLKRKVPIQNLIGHKGEKLLSEIGFEQQMVSMGHQACGALQLWNYPIWMRDLVAQNVDGTDRPNHVDMPALEVYRDRERKIARYNQFRRALLLIPISKWEDLTDDKEEIKLLKEVYGDNVEQLDLLVGLMAEKKIKGFAISETAFVIFLLMATRRLEADRFFTSNFNEETYTKKGLQWVNTTESLKDVLDRHYPKITEKWMNSTSAFSVWDSPPNAYNPIPLYLRVAK, from the exons ATGGAATTTTTGAAGGCTCTCTTCAGTAAACCTCTGCATCATTTCATCCACAAAGACTTCCATGAGATCGTTGCCCGGATGACTCTTATTGATAGATTTCTCTTCCTG ATTGTACACTCCATTGATAAGTTAGGGATATGGCCGCATTTACCAGTGTTCTTAGGCTTATTTTATCTGGAAATACGGCGACATCTTCACCAGGAGTACAATTTATTCAACGTTGGAAAAACTCCCATTGGCCTTCGGTTTAATCCTGCCGATTTTCCTTATAGAACTGCAGATGGGAAATATAACGATCCTTTCAATGAAGCTGCAGGCAGCGAAGCTACTTTCTTTGGCAGAAATATTCTCCCTGTTGATCAAGAAAACAAG TTACTAAAACCAGATCCGATGGTGGTAGCCACAAAACTTTTAGCGAGAAAAAAATTTGTGGACACAGGAAAGCAGTTTAACATGATAGCAGCCTCTTGGATTCAGTTTATGATACATGACTGGGTTGATCACATGGAAGCTACCAAtcag ATTGAGCTAACTGCACCGATCGAAGTGGCAAGCCAATGCCCCCTTGCTGCTTTCAAGTTCTACCAGACAAAGGAAGTCCCAACTGGCTTTTATGAGATCAAAAGTGGCTATATAAACATTCGTACTCCATGGTG GGATGGAAGTGCTATCTATGGAAGCACCGCCGAGAAATTGCAGAAAGTGAGGACGTTTAAAGACGGGAAGCTCAAAATATCAAAAGATGGCCTTCTTCTTCATGAAGCAAATGGAAATGCTTTGACAGGAGATGCTCGTAACTCTTGGGCAGGTGTCTCAACATTACAGGCTCTTTTCGTTCAAGAACATAATGCAGTTTGTGACGCCCTCAAG AAAGAATATCCGGATTTAGATGACGAACAACTGTATCGTCATGCAAGACTAGTGACTTCAGCAGTGATTGCAAAGATCCATACCATTGATTGGACAGTCGAGCTTCTAAAAACTGATACTCTACTTGCAGGGATGCGTGCCAACTG GTACGGATTGTTAGGTAAGAAATTCAAGGACACATTTGGGCATGTTGGAGGAGTCATATTAAGTGGCTTGGTTGGTTCAAAGAAGCCAGAAAATCACGGCGTCCCGTACTCCTTAACGGAGGAGTTCGTTGCTGTTTACCGGATGCACTCACTGATACCCGATGACCTTCGTCTCAGAGATATCACAGCGGCACCGGGACCCAATAAGTCTCCACCTTTGAAACGAAA GGTGcctattcaaaatttaatcggCCACAAGGGAGAAAAGCTCTTATCAGAAATTGGATTTGAACAGCAAATGGTTTCAATGGGTCACCAAGCTTGTGGTGCTTTACAGCTTTGGAACTATCCTATATGGATGAGGGACCTTGTAGCACAAAATGTGGATGGAACAGACAGGCCAAATCATGTGGACATGCCGGCTCTTGAAG TTTACAGAGACAGGGAGAGAAAAATCGCGAGGTACAATCAATTCCGCAGGGCGCTCCTTCTGATTCCAATATCCAAATGGGAAGATCTAACAGACGATAAAGAAGAGATTAAATTGCTCAAAGAAGTTTATGGTGATAATGTTGAACAACTGGATCTTTTGGTTGGCCTCATGGcagagaaaaaaatcaaaggTTTTGCCATTAGTGAGACAGCTTTTGTAATTTTCCTTTTGATGGCTACCAG GAGACTCGAAGCTGATAGGTTTTTTACCAGCAATTTCAATGAGGAGACATACACAAAGAAAGGACTTCAATGGGTAAATACTACAGAGAGCCTTAAAGATGTATTAGACCGTCATTATCCGAAAATTACAGAGAAATGGATGAACTCAACAAGTGCGTTTTCGGTTTGGGACTCTCCTCCAAATGCCTATAATCCCATCCCTCTCTATCTTCGAGTTGCCAAGTGA